GTAGCGGTTGAAGCCCAGTGAACGCGCGGCTTCTGTCTGGCCCTTGTTGATGGCAGTGATGCCCGCGCGGAACACTTCGCCCATGTAAGCGCCGTAGCAAAAACTGATGGCGACAACCGCAGATGTCACGCCGCTCACCTGCACAAAGCGCGAGAGGGCGTAGTAGATGTAAAATATCTGCACAAGCAGTGGGATGCCGCGTATCACTTCCACATAGGTGGAGGCGATGAGGTTTATGAGGCGGTTGTCCGAAATGCGACCAAGACCTGTGAGCAGCCCCAGCGGCACCGCGCAGCAGATGGAAAGCAAGGTGATCCTGAATGTGATCAGTACACCGTCCGGCAGGTAAAGCAGAATGCGCAGGTATGGCTCGGGCCAGAGCGTGCAGAGGGTAAACAGGGTGCCGAGCGCGCCCACCAGGGCGATAGACCATGCGTTTATCAGGCGCCATTCACGCGGGTCGGGGATGGATGCGCCATCCGTGACCATAATGATGTTGCCTTTGCTTCCATCTTTTTTATCGTGCATCGCAGTCCTTCATGACAAGGCGTTTAAGGCTGGCAGCAGGGCGGCAGGCTGCCATGCCGGGATGCCGCGGGTTATAACGGGCTGGCCCTGTGGTGTAAGGCATTGCCCTGGTTTATGCAATGGCTTCCGGGCAAAAGCCCGGAAGCCACCAAAATATCACAAGAAAAGAAAACTATTTGGAAGCGCCCATCCACTTCTTGAGCAACTGGGCTTCCACGCCGGATGCTTTCACATCCTTGATGCCCTTGTTCAGTTTTTCCACCAGGTCCTTGCGGCCCTTGCGCACGGTAAAGCCGTAGTATTCCTTTTCTTCAGTCTTGAAGGAAATGTTCAGCTTGCCAGCGGTGTCGGCCTTTTTGTTGACGTAGTAGAGCGCAACCGGATCATCGCAGATAACGGCGTCAAGGCGGCCGCCCAGCATGTCCTGAATGGCAAGGCCCACATCGTCGTATTCCTTGAGGTCAACAGCCACGCCAGCCTTGCGGATAACAAACACGCCGGTAGTGCCGATCTGGCCGCCGACCTTCTTGCCCTGGAGGTCAGCCAGGCTCTTGATGCTCTTGCCAGCGGGCAGCACAACGGCCTGGGCAACTTCATAATAAGGATCAGAGAAGTCAAACTGTTTTTGACGTTCTTCAGTGATAGTGGTGGCGGCAGCCACGATGTCGTACTGTCCGGTGGCTACGCCGCCGAAAATGCCGTCCCAGGCGATGTTGCGCACATCAACCTCAAAACCGGCGGCCTTGCCAACGGCAGTGATGAAGTCCACATCAAAGCCAATGGGCTGCTTGTTGGCGTCCAGCATTTCCATGGGGGGCCAGGTGCAGTCGGTGGCCACAATGAATTTTTCAGCAGCCATGGCCTGGCCGCACAAAAGGGAAACGGCAACCAGGGCCAGCAACAGACGACGGATCATGTCCACTCCTTAAAATA
The window above is part of the Desulfovibrio desulfuricans DSM 642 genome. Proteins encoded here:
- a CDS encoding amino acid ABC transporter permease, with amino-acid sequence MHDKKDGSKGNIIMVTDGASIPDPREWRLINAWSIALVGALGTLFTLCTLWPEPYLRILLYLPDGVLITFRITLLSICCAVPLGLLTGLGRISDNRLINLIASTYVEVIRGIPLLVQIFYIYYALSRFVQVSGVTSAVVAISFCYGAYMGEVFRAGITAINKGQTEAARSLGFNRYQTMRLVVLPQAMRTILPPVGNECIAMLKDTSLVSIMAVPDIMQRARSFVGTTYLYFETYTIVAIMYLIITLVLSKAVSIMESRLNYYDGK
- a CDS encoding basic amino acid ABC transporter substrate-binding protein, giving the protein MIRRLLLALVAVSLLCGQAMAAEKFIVATDCTWPPMEMLDANKQPIGFDVDFITAVGKAAGFEVDVRNIAWDGIFGGVATGQYDIVAAATTITEERQKQFDFSDPYYEVAQAVVLPAGKSIKSLADLQGKKVGGQIGTTGVFVIRKAGVAVDLKEYDDVGLAIQDMLGGRLDAVICDDPVALYYVNKKADTAGKLNISFKTEEKEYYGFTVRKGRKDLVEKLNKGIKDVKASGVEAQLLKKWMGASK